CATGTAATAAGACATTCAGTGAAgacaaactcaatcaaattaataaacttcTTAGAATGTATTTTGACCTGAAAACCTTAATAATGATTGTTTATCTTAATTCAAACAGACTGGCGTCCAAATTTACTAAGTAAAAGTTCTACAGGTTTCAGTGTGTTGGAGTAGGTATGTGCCTAATCCATCCCAAACATATGCAATAGATAATGTTTGTCCACGTTGTCCACTTTTCTGGACCATGTTGAGATTCACTTCAAACCATAAATAATGTTTGTCCTTAGCCCGCAACTCCTACAGTTAATATgcaatcaaattcattcaagAGAAACGCATGAGGCTTAATTATTGTTAGAGTTGTGTGCTGAATGGACTGTCTTCAATGTTCTGATAAAATTACTACCTATTATGAGATATTGAGACATTATTCCTATACCCTTAATTCTTCCTGTacatttattacaaattatagtGGATAATTTGGAGAGTTTGAGAGAAAAGGGAGTGGAGCTTACGATCAGTAACATACCCAGTGGCAGCCAAAAATCCTAGAGGAACCATGGATTCCCAGGCATATATAGCAATGCTGCCaagagaattaaaaattttagaggaACTAAAAATTTCAACGAGCAAAccatagattttaaaaacaaagaaatgaaactATAGAAACAAAATTCGGGACTAGGAACCAACCAGATTGAAAGGGCATCAACAGCTACTTCACTGTTACGCATATAACCTGAAACTATGATCAACACTCTATAATAGAAGTTTTCCAAcctaaataatcataaaaaagacAAACGTAATCAatcttttttcaatattaacaaattcaaaattcattaaaccTATGGTAAGCAATCACATACGATAGCATAACCCCAGAAGCCACAGAGAGTTTAAGAAATTCCCAAAGCCCAACAAAGGCTTGATTAGAGAAACCAGTCCAAGACTGAGGACACCCACCACAAACACTGTAGCAGAAAAGTCCTAAAACCGATAACCACCATGAAAAGTCAAGTGTGATAGCAGTTCCAACAATTCCAACTCTCAGTTTATAAACAAAAACCCAACTCACAATCACATGGACCAAGAGGGCAACACCAGAAACCCAAGCAATAACTGCGGTCTTCAATTGGCACTGCAGGAACCTCTGCAAAGTGAACTGAAAAGGGAAACTCAAGTGAAGTGGTATCAACCAAACAGCAACAATACCGGTTTGCTCCGCCAATGTTGTTGACTGACCAATGAGCTTCAAAAAAGGAGATGCAAAAACAAACATGGGTATCAACAAAATCGAACATATGAACAGAACGATCCATGATCGTTGCATATATAACCCTAGCATGTGGTACTGCTTGGCTCCATAAGCTTGGCCGCATAATGTCTCCAGCGCACTCGCCATGCCTAACTAAAATGGTAGAAgtaaaggattaaaaaaaagaacaatttaattgaaatgaaaagaaaaagcttGGATTGCTTACCAAGAAGCCGAAGCAGATGGAGATAATTACAGTAGTGACAATGGAAATGGCAGCAAGATTGAGATCACCGAGGTGGCCAGCGAAAGCTTGAGTTATTATAGTCATGGAAAACATTGATAGGCGACTGAAGATGGAGGGCCCTGCAATTTGCCATAATTTCTTTGATTCCGTCCATGTTTTGTTGATGAGATCATTATCTTTGGTCGATTCTTCTTGGAAGTCATTTTGTTCTGGGCTTGAGAGTAATAGAGGGTTCCCACCTTCCACACTTCCCATGTGCAATCTCGGGACTCAAGTTTGACCGGAGCGAGGAGTAGGAAACGAGTCATGTTGTTGTTGCTTTACTGTAGAACCGCTAAATCGACTAGGCCGAATGCctatttttgattaaattagtaagatttaataaaaattgataattataaataagtaatatgtttaataaacgacgacaaaaaatattaatatattattttaattaaatattattaaatttaattattttgaaatattttatatattatttattatattaattaaaaataattttatttttatcttaaaaatataattattaaaaaaattactacaaTTTATAAAATCCGCCGTTCAAATTTCCCTCGGTGAAAATTTTGTCTATCTAATCAAATTTACACATGGggatattcataaaattaatttcaatcactaattttatcttttaagttggttatgtttaatttgttctaacaagtttgaaaataatctatttgaaacttttttttggtaagaATATCAATCATAGGGTAAAATATTAGATAGCTCCAAAATTTTCCCCTTGAATTTCCCCTTTATGGAAAATAAGCAagattatgtgtatttaattttaaatatttaataaaaaatattattttattattaattaaaaattattttattaaataatgatatattatatagatatttaattggatatatatagttttattgaaaaataatttgtccATCTCTATATGTTTAATACAATCGTATTCTGCAAGATTATATGCAATatcatatatatctttattgtCATAGTACAACTAAATCAAATGCtcaaacaaataattcaaattttttatattttacaaatcaataaaattatgtatatccattttgaatacataaatatgtacacatttatatgtgtcatcatgtgattggatgattttgaattaagaataaaataataatcaatcatatgtgacacatatgagtatgtatacatttgtgtatacatagtattactctttacAAATATGATATGAATGGTGACTACGAGGGAGCTCTCTTATTAAAGGAGGGAATGCATGAGGTATTATGtcatgaaattaattatttcatgcATTGTTATTTCTATGCAATGTTTCTAGTATGATTGTATAATGCACGTCACACATTTTATCCACTTTttgaattatgttttaatttaaatgttgAGTATTGaagttttatgtaatatttgaGACTTTCGCATATGCTTCCAAGTATGAGCTCTTTTTAGGATATACAACTTCGTATAGTTAATATATGacttcaaattatataatcgTCGTCCTAACGTAATTAAAAATACTCTTGTAGATATCAAATAACTCTTTTTAGgacttttattcaaaatcaaataacgCAACCTCACTACCCTGACCAAAAAAAAGTATGATGttaatttaacaattattaCGAGCTAATTGTTGACCCaataatatgaaaattcttGGGTGTAACTATCAAAATGAATAGGGTT
The sequence above is a segment of the Mangifera indica cultivar Alphonso unplaced genomic scaffold, CATAS_Mindica_2.1 Un_0008, whole genome shotgun sequence genome. Coding sequences within it:
- the LOC123205512 gene encoding protein DETOXIFICATION 27-like isoform X1, with translation MGSVEGGNPLLLSSPEQNDFQEESTKDNDLINKTWTESKKLWQIAGPSIFSRLSMFSMTIITQAFAGHLGDLNLAAISIVTTVIISICFGFLLGMASALETLCGQAYGAKQYHMLGLYMQRSWIVLFICSILLIPMFVFASPFLKLIGQSTTLAEQTGIVAVWLIPLHLSFPFQFTLQRFLQCQLKTAVIAWVSGVALLVHVIVSWVFVYKLRVGIVGTAITLDFSWWLSVLGLFCYSVCGGCPQSWTGFSNQAFVGLWEFLKLSVASGVMLSLENFYYRVLIIVSGYMRNSEVAVDALSICIAIYAWESMVPLGFLAATGVRVANELGAGNANGAKFATIVSLLYSLLVGLFFWSVVMAIPGKLAMIFTSTSAVITMVNELALLLACTILLNCIQPVLSGAAIGSGWQALVALINIGSYYLVGVPLGVLLGWLLQFNIKGIWAGMICGTVVQTLILTIITIKLNWEKEAEKARIHMYDEAASYR
- the LOC123205512 gene encoding protein DETOXIFICATION 27-like isoform X2 — encoded protein: MASALETLCGQAYGAKQYHMLGLYMQRSWIVLFICSILLIPMFVFASPFLKLIGQSTTLAEQTGIVAVWLIPLHLSFPFQFTLQRFLQCQLKTAVIAWVSGVALLVHVIVSWVFVYKLRVGIVGTAITLDFSWWLSVLGLFCYSVCGGCPQSWTGFSNQAFVGLWEFLKLSVASGVMLSLENFYYRVLIIVSGYMRNSEVAVDALSICIAIYAWESMVPLGFLAATGVRVANELGAGNANGAKFATIVSLLYSLLVGLFFWSVVMAIPGKLAMIFTSTSAVITMVNELALLLACTILLNCIQPVLSGAAIGSGWQALVALINIGSYYLVGVPLGVLLGWLLQFNIKGIWAGMICGTVVQTLILTIITIKLNWEKEAEKARIHMYDEAASYR